Part of the Streptomyces sp. NBC_01264 genome, CCCGAGGACCTCTCCGTCACCGGCTTCGACGACCTCGCCCTCGCCACCGCCGTCGAACCGGAACTCACCACCATCCACCTCCCCGCCGAACGCGTCGGCGAACAGGGCATGACCGCACTCCTCGCCGTCCTCGAAGGCACCCCCTGGACCCCCGTCGACATCCCGGTCCACCTCGTCGTCCGCGACTCCACGGGCCCGGCCCCGACCCCCTGAGCCACCCGGGAACGCGAAAGCGCCCCCGACCCGAAGGCCAGGGGCGCTCACGCACTCTCCTACCGCTCTACTCGGCTTCCTCTTCGGGAGCCTCGTCGTTCGACACGGCATCCGCCTGGGCCGCCGCCGGAACGTCCGCCTCCAGCAGCCTCGACAGCTGCCGGCCACGGATCCGCTTGAACTTGCGCTGCTGAGCCCGCGTACGGTCCAGCACCGCCACCTCCAGCCGCTCCGCCGGAATCGACTTGTCCGTGCCGTTCGCCTGGCTCGACAGCGCCTGCACCGCCAGCTTCAGCGCCTCGGACAGGGTCATCCCGTCCTGGTGCCGCTGATCGAGGTAGGTACTGATCTGCTCGGCGTTGCCACCCACGGCGACGGACCCGTGCTCGTCGACGATCGACCCGTCGTGCGGCAGCCGGTAGATCTGGTCACCGGCCGCCGTCGCGCCGACCTCGGCCACGACCAGCTCCACCTCGTACGGCTTCTCCCCCGCACTGGAGAAGATCGTGCCGAGCGTCTGCGCGTAGACGTTCGCCAGCCCACGGGCCGTCACATCGTCGCGGTC contains:
- the prcA gene encoding proteasome subunit alpha — protein: MSTPFYVSPQQAMADRAEYARKGIARGRSLVVIQYADGIVFVGENPSRALHKFSEIYDRIGFAAAGKYNEYENLRIGGVRYADLRGYTYDRDDVTARGLANVYAQTLGTIFSSAGEKPYEVELVVAEVGATAAGDQIYRLPHDGSIVDEHGSVAVGGNAEQISTYLDQRHQDGMTLSEALKLAVQALSSQANGTDKSIPAERLEVAVLDRTRAQQRKFKRIRGRQLSRLLEADVPAAAQADAVSNDEAPEEEAE